Genomic segment of Terriglobia bacterium:
CAGTCGTCGGGACGAATGTAGGTGACGTTTTCGTTCAAGTGCTGGAAATGCGGCTGCTCGATGTAGGGAGGCTCGTTGATGTGCACGTCGCTGGAGATGCCGTTGTCGTGCGCGATCTCGGTGAGCTGCTTGACGTCGTCCAGGTTGTGCCGGCAGATGTTGGTGTTGAACACGATCATGTAGCCGTACTTGCGCTGCTGCTGCACCAGGTATTTGAACTGCTTTTCGATGCGCTTGAAGTTCTTCGCCAGCCCGGGCTTTTCGTCAATCGAATCGACGGCCAGGTTGATGGCGGCCACGCCGCGGTCGCCGACCTTGTCGATGAAATCCTCGTTCATGAGGATGCCGTTGGTCGGCAGGTACACGAAGAAGCCGTTCTTGGTGCCGTAGTCCACGACCTTGAGGATGAAGTCGCGGCGCAGCAGAGGTTCGCCGCCCATGATGGCAATCACGCGGCAGCCGACGTCCTTCAGCCAGTCGATGGAGCGGATGGCCGTCTCCTCCGTCATGCCCTTCACTTTGTTGTTGAAGGCCCAGCAGTAGTGGCAATCGACGTTGCATTTCCACTCGGTGAACAGGTACGACAGCAGCGGTCGAAACTTGTCGGACATCACGCGCGACTGAGCGTAGGGAACAAACCAGCGACGGAATGCGCGCACGAAGTTGTTCGCGTGGTAGCTTCCGGTCTGTAACTCCGGCATCGAGCCTCCTTGCGGCCAGGTGAAATACTAGTTACGCAACAATACCCAAAAAACAATTAAGATGATCCGCCGCCGGATTAGGGTAAATAAAATTTGCCGCTTTTTGACCGAGCGAACATCGTAACGCCGCGATGAGGCGCTGAAGTGCCGTGATGCGCAGCGAACGGAGCAGAGAACATGCGGGATAGCGTACCGGAAGACGAGAGACAGAACTGGAACCGCCGCTACCAGGAAGAGTCGCACGACACCTTCGAGCCCGACCCGTTCCTGCTCAACGCCTACGACGACTTTATCCGGCCGGCGTTCGCCAAGGGCGGCAGCGCCCTGGACATTGCCGGCGGCATGGGCCGCCACGCCATCTGGCTCGCCGAGCTGCGCTGGAGGGTGACGGTGGTGGATATTTCCGAGGTCGCCTTTGAGAAGGCGCAGCGCAAGGCCGAAGAGCGCGGGGTGAAGATCAACTTTTTGGTCCGCGACCTGCGCTCCTTCGATCCCGGGGAAGAGAAGTACGATCTTG
This window contains:
- a CDS encoding radical SAM protein encodes the protein MPELQTGSYHANNFVRAFRRWFVPYAQSRVMSDKFRPLLSYLFTEWKCNVDCHYCWAFNNKVKGMTEETAIRSIDWLKDVGCRVIAIMGGEPLLRRDFILKVVDYGTKNGFFVYLPTNGILMNEDFIDKVGDRGVAAINLAVDSIDEKPGLAKNFKRIEKQFKYLVQQQRKYGYMIVFNTNICRHNLDDVKQLTEIAHDNGISSDVHINEPPYIEQPHFQHLNENVTYIRPDDWPAVDEVLDWLIEKNAQGYIMVNSKDHLRKMKEFMRGVTYPWNCRAGHNSCVIRTDGTLAPCFPMYSAKTDWGKIWEPKFDNHELDEMKKVCNSHCLSTCQYVLGYYYNNRNVVRWILKQGLHGWSGRPQMAEA
- a CDS encoding methyltransferase domain-containing protein is translated as MRDSVPEDERQNWNRRYQEESHDTFEPDPFLLNAYDDFIRPAFAKGGSALDIAGGMGRHAIWLAELRWRVTVVDISEVAFEKAQRKAEERGVKINFLVRDLRSFDPGEEKYDLVLVFFYLQRDLYPALVKALKPGGLLVYKTYTEEHKTKHAKTVRHPEYYLQENELLHTFLRLRVLHYRETVEEKDLAELVAQKR